ggtttcttttcttttggtTCTTCAAAGCCACctgcaaattataattatcaaaGTTATTTATGAGGTGAaaacatttatatttatatgaaATACGTACCAAACTCATTTGTTTCAAATATATCTGAAATGTCACCAAAAATTTCATCATAACACCGTTTTTTTGTATTGTCAATTTCAGCATTGCTATTGCATTCAATAATTTTACTGGTACTAGGTGTACACAAATTTCCTTGCGTATTATTAGGTATTGGAGTATTTAATTCTTTGGACACATTAGTTATGGAAGTATttgattcatttttctgtGAAGATGTTTCCTGTACAGCTTTATTTCTTTTAGATTCTGCtagtttcttttcttcaagCTCTGAAAcatatcaattattattacatggtattgtcattataCAAAGATATTAAGGTTAAGGCTTGTATACCTTCTATCTCTTTTAAAAGTTCATATTCATCCTCATGGACTAAATCAAATTCTTCATCAGGGTCAGGAAATTCAGAATCCAttcttaatatttaattttaaacattcaCAATTaccaaatattttaatattcatctAACGTTCTTTATACTCAATTCTTGTGAGTTTGTATCATGTTTATTATATGTTCCCGCCTAATTTTTTGCGGCAGTTTTAAAACGGTAATGcacttaataaataaaaatcgcACATTGTCATATACTTCCaaatgatatatgtatatatatatttcaacaAAGTCATTCATTAAGTACTGTAATAAAATCGCTAAAATGTTTTCTGCAGTTTCTTAGCCGTTTTGCATATTACCATCTTGTACTGCATggtcttttctcttttctcatCGGGTATGCGTTTTGCATTCGAAATAACGTGTGCTTGTTTCAGAAACGGCGTTTGGAATAATAAACACCAGTTTAAGCATGCTTGATGTTTACAAAGAAACAGCTGCAACGAggaattttttataaattgtaacgttaaaagaatttaatagACGAATAAGTATAATATTTCAACAGAATCTGAAAAGTTTGTAAAGGAGCATGTGCTATTTTTGTCATACTTTAGATATAAAGTACATTTTTATTGGAGCGCGTACGTATATACCCATCTTCGCTGAATATATTTTCGGCGCGCGGAGGAACGCGTCAGTCTGTGCGTAACGTTGCACGAGTAAACTTGTGGGGGTAGGTTTTCTGTTTTGTTCGCAAATAATTATGTATGTTACTTGACAATCATTATTCGAACGTGTGtattactttaattaaacggtgaaatattatatttgaaattccATGATATTAGATaatgtttcaatttcattctGAATTATTTACTCATGGTTACTTTCAGGGGTTAACTATCATTTTGGATTGCGCATGAATGATCAACCGACAAGTGccgaaataaaaaagaatcgaaCATTGTGGTTATAAAGAGTGTGTGGCTAACTCCTTTCCAAGAAGGTGTACGTTGCTTGTTCGCACGAGACGAGCCTCAGTCCGTTCGATTAAGGTAGTCAGTCACTGTGAATCCGGTTTCACAAAAGTTGCGATCAATAACTCATTGTTTCGGTCCTCTGAGCAATATGTCTTGATTGGGCATACGAATATACATAGTTCAAATGTCACGTGCGTTGACAAGCGAGAATTGAACCGATAACCAAATTTACAGCTCTTACTGCTCGATGtctaaatgttaataattgaaGTATTCGTACTAGAGCTGTTGATTTGAGATATCCGGTTGCCTGGATACCTATGAGATACCTGTGTAGACATAAACTATCCTGTTACCCAAATATCCATCAGGTACCCTAATAAATAAGATAGTCGAGATCTTGATTTGGAGGCCAATTATCTTCGACTAACATCGCTAATGAACTGAATGAACCGCAATTGAATATTGAaccataaatatatttattattttcttatccATTAAAGAgacattttgttaattatatcTTTGGAGGAATTTACTCATCGAAAATATTAGCTACATAGGAGTGTCCACTGTTTACCGTTTCCTTTCTGATTTGTGGGAACTCCTTATGTACATACGATAACTTCGTCTGACGTCGGGTTAGATAATACTTCATAGATTAACCTCTGTTGCGGTAATAACTAAGAATATACATAAACCTATAATTTTACTTCGTTTACAgtatttcaaaatcatttttgaCACAAAGCTGCGTGTTCTCCACAGGCGGAATGAAGTATGCAGACCTCTTTATCGAAACAAGCAATCGGTTGCATCGGAAAGTGCACTTCCGGTCTGAATCCTGAAGAATTAGACCAGATCACGGATAATATAAATAAGACATTGGTGCATCCACAAGGAAGAGAAATTTTTAAGAAGTATTTAGTGCAACGAGACCTCAGGGATAATCTTGAGTGTTTAGAGCTGTACGAAACTTGCTGCGACTTTATCGACCAGGAAAAAAGTTGTTCGTGAGTAATCACCGTTGACTCAACTGATAAAATAACTAAAGTAAACAGTTCAAATTCAACCAATTTACAGACACTCGAAAAAGGAATCCTCCTTGGAGTCGTTAATTGAAAATGTCACACGAGTCAAGGAAATGGCGGAAGACTTGGATGGGGTGCCTCAGATAGATATGGCCCTTCTGGAGCGTTTCAACGAGGCTTTAA
This region of Osmia bicornis bicornis chromosome 5, iOsmBic2.1, whole genome shotgun sequence genomic DNA includes:
- the LOC114877918 gene encoding uncharacterized protein LOC114877918, translated to MQTSLSKQAIGCIGKCTSGLNPEELDQITDNINKTLVHPQGREIFKKYLVQRDLRDNLECLELYETCCDFIDQEKSCSHSKKESSLESLIENVTRVKEMAEDLDGVPQIDMALLERFNEALNSDSRTALLGVLVDTRDRSRDHLRRAHEGFKKYASEPCPMTK